A single region of the Paraburkholderia megapolitana genome encodes:
- a CDS encoding nucleoside deaminase, whose translation MITVASAPSAGGSPAWPPQGLTPTREQLIRHLRRACVVAERATLLGHHPFGALLVGPDQETVLMEQGNVDTVNHAESVLARVAAMNFTPQYLWGCTLYTTVEPCCMCAGTAYWANIGRVVFGMTEERLLEATGDHHENPTMSVSSRYVFEHGQKAVELIGPVVEIEDEVMRVQRAFWARRG comes from the coding sequence GTGATTACCGTTGCATCGGCACCATCCGCAGGCGGGTCGCCGGCGTGGCCGCCCCAGGGCCTCACGCCGACCCGCGAGCAACTGATCCGCCATCTGCGTCGTGCGTGCGTCGTCGCGGAACGTGCCACGTTGCTCGGGCATCATCCGTTCGGCGCGCTACTCGTCGGGCCGGATCAGGAGACGGTGCTGATGGAACAGGGCAACGTCGATACGGTCAACCACGCGGAATCGGTGCTGGCACGCGTCGCGGCAATGAACTTCACGCCGCAGTATCTGTGGGGCTGCACGCTCTACACGACCGTCGAGCCCTGCTGTATGTGTGCCGGTACCGCGTACTGGGCGAACATCGGTCGTGTGGTATTCGGTATGACCGAAGAACGATTGCTCGAAGCGACCGGCGATCATCACGAGAACCCGACCATGAGTGTGTCGTCGCGCTATGTGTTCGAGCATGGACAGAAGGCGGTCGAACTGATCGGCCCGGTTGTGGAAATCGAGGATGAGGTGATGCGGGTACAGCGGGCGTTCTGGGCGAGGCGGGGGTGA
- a CDS encoding SDR family NAD(P)-dependent oxidoreductase encodes MTQQTKPTALVTGASAGIGAVYADRLAHRGHDLVLVARDGARMEALASRLRKETGVGIDIIVADLTKPAEREKVEARLRDDSNIGLLVNNAGAAAPGGFEGSDVEAQDRLIQLNVTAVTRLAAAVIPRFIARGEGSIVNIASVVALAPEFPLGMYGATKAYVLMYSQTLQQELGGRGLYVQAVLPAATRTEIWERSGRDVDAMQGVMEVGELVDAALVGFDRREAVTIPSLPDVKQWEALSAARVAMVPNFAQTHAAQRYQR; translated from the coding sequence ATGACTCAACAGACCAAACCCACCGCGCTCGTCACAGGCGCATCTGCCGGCATCGGCGCTGTCTACGCCGACCGTCTGGCTCACCGCGGACACGACCTCGTGCTGGTTGCACGCGACGGCGCGCGCATGGAAGCCCTTGCGTCCCGTTTGCGCAAGGAAACCGGCGTAGGCATCGACATCATCGTCGCGGATCTGACGAAGCCCGCCGAGCGGGAAAAAGTCGAAGCGCGCCTGCGCGACGACTCCAATATCGGGCTGCTCGTCAACAACGCCGGCGCCGCGGCACCGGGTGGATTCGAAGGCTCCGACGTCGAAGCGCAGGATCGTCTGATCCAGCTCAACGTCACCGCGGTCACTCGGCTCGCTGCCGCGGTGATTCCCCGCTTCATTGCGCGCGGCGAAGGTTCGATCGTGAACATCGCGTCGGTGGTGGCGCTCGCTCCCGAGTTTCCGCTTGGCATGTACGGCGCGACCAAGGCCTACGTACTGATGTATTCGCAGACGCTGCAACAGGAGTTGGGCGGGCGCGGGCTCTATGTGCAAGCCGTGCTGCCGGCCGCGACCCGCACCGAAATCTGGGAGCGTTCGGGTCGCGATGTCGACGCGATGCAGGGTGTGATGGAAGTAGGCGAGCTCGTCGATGCGGCGCTCGTCGGCTTCGATCGCCGCGAAGCCGTGACGATTCCGTCGCTGCCCGACGTCAAGCAGTGGGAAGCGCTGTCGGCTGCGCGCGTAGCGATGGTGCCGAATTTCGCCCAGACGCATGCCGCGCAGCGCTATCAGCGGTGA
- a CDS encoding gamma-glutamyltransferase family protein codes for MTNKKIRPYLSAALAALLLTSCGGDIGSDAGSVPVKDVSCLAVDNSGSAVVVGSNQPGDPSLPEAASGYRTGLKPVYAKTYMVVTSNAYASAAGCKVLKQGGTAADAAVAVQAVLGLTVPEATGLGSGGVLLYYDAGKKTVQAYDGRETAPAAATENYLRYVDDAADHSLPVPSARASGRSIGTIGVPRLIEALQQDHGKLQWKDLFGDAITLATNGFPIGGRLASAIASNATSLKRDPDAAAYFLNADGSPKVLGTVLKNPAYARTLSLLAQNGANALYTGPIAQDIVAKIAVARGADGSAITPGKTTVADLAAYQAKRREPVCTTYRTYWVCGMPPPSSGGIAVASALGILENFDLKSLKPTAIDLEGGKPTVAGVHLVTEAERLAYADRDMYVADTDFVPLPGGTWDTLLNKPYLRSRAALIDPAHSMGTAQPGNFGAIALGVDRTLIEHGTNQFTIVDGQGNVLTATTTVESSMGSFHMTNGFLLNNQLTDFSANPTDSNGNPVANRLQPGKRPRSSMAPTLVFKQAADGSKGDFVMATGSPGGGTIPQYVLKTLVGTLDWGLDAQQSAGLVDFGASNSPTTTVGGEHPDINATDNGAHDPLIAGLTALGHQVSTSAQASGVNTVLVVTSGTGTLLQGGTDPRREGIVLGDTVAH; via the coding sequence ATGACTAACAAGAAAATCCGGCCGTACCTGTCGGCGGCGCTGGCGGCGCTGCTGCTGACCTCGTGCGGAGGAGACATCGGAAGCGACGCGGGCTCCGTGCCTGTAAAAGACGTCAGCTGTCTTGCCGTCGACAACAGCGGCTCGGCCGTCGTGGTCGGCTCGAACCAGCCGGGCGACCCATCGCTGCCGGAGGCGGCGTCCGGCTACCGGACCGGTCTCAAGCCTGTCTACGCGAAGACCTACATGGTCGTGACGTCGAATGCCTATGCGAGCGCGGCGGGCTGCAAGGTGCTGAAGCAGGGCGGCACTGCTGCCGATGCGGCCGTCGCGGTCCAGGCCGTGCTCGGGCTGACCGTGCCCGAGGCGACCGGTCTCGGCTCCGGCGGCGTGCTGCTCTATTACGACGCAGGCAAGAAGACGGTGCAGGCCTACGACGGACGCGAAACGGCACCGGCCGCCGCCACCGAGAACTATCTGCGCTATGTCGACGACGCTGCCGATCATTCGCTACCGGTGCCGAGCGCGCGCGCGAGCGGCCGCTCGATCGGCACGATCGGTGTGCCGCGTCTCATCGAGGCGCTGCAACAGGACCACGGCAAGCTGCAATGGAAAGACCTGTTCGGCGATGCGATTACGCTCGCGACGAACGGCTTCCCGATCGGTGGGCGCCTGGCCAGCGCGATTGCATCGAATGCGACGAGCCTGAAACGCGATCCCGACGCGGCTGCGTACTTCCTCAACGCCGATGGATCGCCGAAGGTGCTCGGCACCGTGCTCAAGAATCCTGCCTATGCGCGCACGTTGTCGCTGCTGGCGCAGAACGGTGCGAACGCGCTGTACACCGGACCGATCGCGCAGGATATCGTCGCGAAAATTGCTGTCGCGCGCGGCGCGGACGGCTCGGCGATCACGCCGGGCAAGACCACCGTCGCGGATCTCGCCGCGTATCAGGCGAAGCGGCGGGAGCCGGTCTGCACGACCTATCGGACGTATTGGGTATGCGGCATGCCGCCGCCTTCGTCGGGTGGGATCGCGGTCGCGTCCGCGCTCGGCATTCTCGAGAACTTCGATCTCAAGTCGCTGAAGCCCACGGCGATCGATCTCGAAGGCGGCAAGCCGACTGTCGCGGGCGTGCATCTCGTCACCGAAGCCGAGCGGCTCGCGTACGCCGACCGCGACATGTACGTTGCCGACACCGACTTCGTGCCGCTGCCCGGCGGCACCTGGGACACGCTGCTCAACAAACCGTACCTGCGCTCGCGCGCTGCGCTGATCGACCCCGCACACAGCATGGGGACCGCTCAGCCCGGCAATTTCGGTGCGATAGCGCTCGGTGTCGACCGCACGCTGATCGAGCACGGGACGAACCAGTTCACGATCGTCGATGGTCAAGGCAACGTACTGACCGCGACGACCACCGTCGAATCGAGTATGGGTTCGTTCCACATGACCAATGGGTTCCTGCTGAACAACCAGCTAACGGACTTCTCTGCAAACCCGACCGACAGCAACGGCAATCCGGTCGCCAACCGGTTGCAGCCTGGCAAGCGTCCGCGCAGTTCGATGGCGCCCACGCTTGTGTTCAAACAGGCCGCCGATGGTTCGAAGGGTGACTTCGTGATGGCAACCGGGTCGCCCGGTGGCGGCACGATTCCGCAGTACGTCTTGAAGACGTTGGTCGGGACGCTGGACTGGGGGCTCGATGCGCAGCAATCGGCGGGACTCGTCGACTTTGGCGCGAGCAACAGTCCGACGACGACGGTAGGCGGCGAGCATCCGGACATCAATGCCACCGATAACGGCGCGCACGATCCGCTGATCGCCGGATTGACGGCACTCGGTCACCAGGTGTCGACGTCCGCGCAGGCAAGCGGCGTCAACACGGTGCTGGTGGTGACGAGCGGCACGGGGACGCTGCTCCAGGGCGGTACCGATCCACGTCGCGAAGGGATCGTGCTCGGCGATACGGTCGCGCACTGA
- a CDS encoding RNA polymerase sigma factor encodes MNVRDGLMDHVPRLRRYARALINNRELADDLVQDTLERALRNAAQFQQDTDLRAWLFTIMHNVFVNQVRKASARAVHLSVDDDVPEGEFAVAGNQAQSLEVRDLDYALQRLPDEQREVVLLVGLEEMSYADVALALGVPIGTVMSRLSRGRERLRTLMAGAQPGVKLKVVR; translated from the coding sequence ATGAACGTCCGTGACGGACTGATGGATCACGTGCCGCGTCTGCGACGCTATGCGCGCGCACTGATCAACAATCGCGAACTGGCCGACGATCTCGTCCAGGACACGCTCGAACGCGCACTGCGCAACGCTGCGCAGTTCCAGCAGGACACGGATCTGCGCGCGTGGCTCTTCACGATCATGCACAACGTATTCGTCAATCAGGTGCGCAAGGCGAGCGCGCGCGCCGTGCATCTGTCGGTCGACGACGACGTGCCCGAAGGTGAGTTCGCCGTGGCCGGCAACCAGGCGCAGTCGCTGGAAGTCCGCGATCTCGACTACGCACTGCAACGTCTGCCCGACGAACAACGCGAGGTCGTGCTGCTGGTGGGACTCGAGGAGATGAGCTATGCCGATGTCGCGCTCGCGCTCGGTGTGCCGATCGGCACCGTGATGTCGCGGCTCTCGCGCGGCCGCGAGCGGCTGCGGACCTTGATGGCGGGCGCGCAGCCCGGCGTGAAACTGAAGGTGGTGCGATGA
- a CDS encoding glutathione S-transferase family protein, protein MNYTLYYSPSGASMAVHWMLIEMDIAFEARLTDIDTGAQRSAEYLRLNPAGRVPTLIVDGVPRHESAALLMLLAERHPDKGLAPAPGSPDRAEWLQLMIYLANTLLPAMRDWFYADEDGEPAGAEAVRTLARRRIEDGWARLDGHLADGRAYLVGGKLSTVDLLAVMLMRWSRNMPTPATTWPHLAPYIKRMRALPSFVEVNSREGLVDWLNPEA, encoded by the coding sequence GTGAACTACACACTCTACTATTCGCCGAGTGGCGCAAGCATGGCGGTTCATTGGATGTTGATCGAAATGGACATAGCGTTCGAGGCACGGCTTACGGACATCGACACCGGCGCTCAACGCAGTGCCGAATATCTGCGGTTGAATCCGGCGGGCCGGGTTCCTACACTGATCGTCGACGGTGTGCCGCGTCATGAATCGGCCGCACTGCTGATGTTGCTGGCCGAGCGCCACCCCGACAAGGGTCTGGCACCTGCGCCTGGATCGCCGGATCGCGCGGAGTGGCTGCAACTGATGATCTATCTCGCGAATACGCTTCTACCAGCCATGCGCGACTGGTTTTACGCGGACGAGGATGGCGAGCCCGCTGGTGCCGAAGCGGTCAGGACGCTTGCGCGTCGGCGGATCGAAGACGGATGGGCGCGGCTAGATGGACATCTGGCCGATGGTCGCGCGTACCTGGTGGGCGGAAAACTCAGCACGGTTGACCTGCTCGCCGTGATGTTGATGCGCTGGTCCCGTAACATGCCGACCCCGGCAACGACCTGGCCGCACCTTGCGCCCTACATCAAACGGATGCGTGCGTTGCCGTCGTTTGTCGAGGTGAATTCAAGGGAAGGTCTGGTTGACTGGCTGAATCCCGAAGCCTGA
- a CDS encoding anti-sigma factor family protein, producing MFALSWQFPDPHMDMRTTPFPDSDVLSEADVQAFVDGSLSPERNEQVQRYLRTRPDEARRVGFYERLNREMQQSFEHLDGGAAQPSFATFATFSLIVAGCTGWLRQHLRAIVAVLLLAVCAAGGCVWATRVPATVLDAGALMVLEHVLQPANVPAAAAAPLLHTTAPDLSSLGWQPVERSTAQVGPFARANGFIYRNSAGDFAVLLSVRDWTAPAQPQWQARRVGEVRLLGWTTAHTRFVLAGRAQMRGLMRAADLMTMR from the coding sequence GTGTTCGCCCTGTCATGGCAGTTTCCCGATCCACACATGGACATGCGAACCACTCCTTTTCCCGACTCTGACGTGCTGTCGGAAGCCGATGTCCAGGCTTTCGTCGACGGCAGTCTTTCGCCCGAGCGTAACGAGCAGGTGCAGCGCTATCTGCGCACGCGCCCCGACGAAGCGCGTCGGGTGGGGTTCTACGAGCGGTTGAACCGGGAGATGCAGCAATCGTTCGAGCACCTCGATGGCGGTGCGGCGCAGCCGTCGTTCGCAACGTTCGCGACGTTCTCGCTGATCGTCGCCGGCTGCACCGGCTGGCTGCGTCAGCACCTACGCGCAATCGTTGCGGTACTGCTGCTGGCGGTGTGCGCGGCAGGCGGCTGCGTGTGGGCGACGCGGGTGCCCGCCACGGTGCTCGACGCGGGTGCGCTGATGGTGCTGGAGCACGTGCTGCAACCGGCCAATGTGCCAGCCGCTGCGGCTGCGCCCCTGCTGCATACCACTGCGCCGGACCTGTCGAGCCTCGGCTGGCAGCCGGTCGAACGCAGCACGGCGCAGGTCGGACCATTTGCACGTGCCAATGGTTTTATCTACCGGAATTCAGCCGGCGACTTTGCCGTATTGCTGTCGGTGCGGGACTGGACGGCGCCGGCCCAGCCGCAATGGCAGGCACGACGGGTCGGTGAAGTGCGTCTGCTGGGCTGGACAACGGCGCATACGCGGTTCGTGCTGGCCGGGCGCGCGCAGATGCGCGGCCTGATGCGCGCGGCGGATCTGATGACGATGCGCTGA
- a CDS encoding glycosyltransferase family 2 protein produces the protein MTTELKVSICVPTYNRPELISQCIDSCLAQTHANIEVVIGDDSKDDRTETLIANRYAHDARIRYLRNTPGLGQARNVASLFARATGDKILLIHDDDYLVENGVERLLIPWQTHPLLEVAFGNQYEVAVDGTVDSAVSDKLNADFHRVKEAAGIQPLAGKTGLIQMFPNNGWLANADLVKRIGYSEQYGMCCDYAFGVELCLAARQVYYVPEYVSYYRITAVSVSTTTRGSTTSASVSAYAFLDTLTLPAALEPARKTALRRIVPIVVSVYAKNAAPWRGLRVALTHLYAYRYGLSARFYYHLAMLARATVAAKP, from the coding sequence ATGACGACCGAGCTGAAAGTTTCCATTTGCGTGCCGACGTATAACCGGCCTGAACTGATTTCGCAGTGCATCGATTCGTGCCTTGCACAGACGCATGCGAATATCGAGGTCGTCATCGGCGACGACTCGAAAGACGATCGCACCGAGACGCTGATCGCAAACCGCTACGCGCACGATGCGCGCATCCGCTATCTGCGCAATACGCCGGGACTCGGCCAGGCGCGCAACGTCGCGAGCCTGTTTGCGCGTGCGACCGGCGACAAGATCCTGTTGATCCACGACGACGACTACCTTGTGGAGAACGGTGTCGAGCGTCTGCTCATACCGTGGCAGACCCATCCGCTTCTTGAAGTCGCGTTTGGTAACCAGTACGAAGTTGCCGTGGACGGCACCGTCGACAGCGCCGTCAGTGACAAGCTGAACGCCGATTTCCATCGTGTGAAGGAAGCCGCTGGCATCCAGCCGCTCGCCGGCAAGACCGGGCTGATCCAGATGTTTCCGAACAATGGCTGGCTCGCCAACGCGGATCTCGTGAAACGGATCGGCTACAGCGAGCAGTACGGCATGTGCTGCGACTATGCGTTCGGCGTGGAGTTGTGCCTCGCCGCGCGGCAGGTCTACTACGTGCCCGAGTACGTGTCGTACTACCGCATAACCGCGGTATCGGTGTCGACGACTACGCGTGGTTCGACCACCTCGGCCTCCGTCAGCGCGTACGCGTTCCTCGACACGCTGACATTGCCCGCCGCACTTGAGCCGGCTCGCAAAACCGCGTTACGGCGGATCGTACCGATCGTCGTGTCGGTCTATGCGAAGAATGCCGCGCCGTGGCGCGGATTGCGCGTCGCCCTCACTCATCTCTACGCCTATCGCTATGGCTTGAGCGCGCGCTTCTACTATCACCTGGCGATGCTCGCGCGTGCGACTGTCGCGGCAAAACCTTAA
- a CDS encoding anti-sigma factor family protein → MNEQPSPISDEELHAYVDGSLAAHRREQIDTLLESNDELAARISDYFALNNMFHERYDRVLAEPVPVRLQMPEKKRSRIAANWSQFAGMAAALVLGIGIGIGTDMGRQMQVAGRSTGANEHLVSAVSGEGESFARQSAIAHVMYAPEVLRPVEVGADREQELVTWVSSRLGTDVRPPILTRTGFELMGGRMLPGNDGPVAQFMYHNTRGERITLCISHRKTSSDVTEFKLYQDGPVNVFYWIDGDFGYAVSGAIDRKELRELSHDVYEQLTARGTVPAAGAASATQE, encoded by the coding sequence ATGAACGAACAACCGAGCCCGATCAGCGACGAAGAACTGCACGCGTATGTCGACGGATCGCTGGCGGCGCATCGTCGCGAGCAGATCGACACGCTGCTTGAGAGCAACGACGAACTGGCCGCGCGCATCAGCGACTACTTCGCCTTGAACAACATGTTCCATGAGCGCTACGACCGCGTGCTCGCGGAGCCGGTGCCTGTGCGTCTGCAGATGCCGGAAAAGAAACGCTCGCGCATTGCCGCGAACTGGTCGCAGTTCGCGGGGATGGCGGCCGCGCTGGTGCTCGGTATCGGCATCGGGATCGGCACCGATATGGGCCGCCAGATGCAGGTGGCGGGGCGTTCAACGGGAGCGAACGAGCACCTGGTCAGTGCGGTGAGCGGAGAAGGCGAATCGTTCGCGCGGCAGTCTGCGATCGCTCACGTGATGTATGCGCCCGAGGTGCTGCGCCCCGTCGAAGTCGGCGCCGACCGCGAACAGGAACTCGTGACGTGGGTATCGAGCCGGCTCGGCACCGACGTGCGTCCACCGATCCTCACGCGCACCGGCTTCGAGTTGATGGGCGGACGGATGCTGCCCGGCAACGACGGGCCGGTCGCGCAGTTCATGTATCACAACACGCGCGGCGAACGCATCACGTTGTGCATTTCGCACCGCAAGACGAGTAGCGACGTGACGGAGTTCAAGCTGTACCAGGACGGACCGGTGAACGTGTTCTACTGGATCGACGGCGACTTCGGCTATGCGGTGTCGGGTGCGATCGATCGCAAGGAACTGCGCGAACTCTCGCACGATGTGTACGAGCAACTGACTGCAAGAGGCACGGTGCCGGCTGCGGGGGCTGCGTCGGCGACGCAGGAGTGA
- a CDS encoding LytR/AlgR family response regulator transcription factor produces the protein MRALIVDDERPARQKLRRMLSAFHDVEVAGEARNGIEALALVEQLDVDVLFLDVQMPEADGFDVAASLPDGSVKIVFVTAFDYYALRAFDVRATDYLLKPVETQRLCRTVQRLRESARDPVRQLANRPTRLIVTNRGQTRVIACAEIDWMEASGNYVSLHLSGRVLLMRRALVALLTDLGDDFVRVHRSAAVALSAVVAVRPLSKGDAVVVLRDGEEIACSRQYRVSLMERL, from the coding sequence ATGCGCGCGCTGATCGTGGATGACGAGAGACCGGCACGCCAGAAGTTGCGGCGCATGCTCTCCGCCTTCCACGATGTCGAAGTGGCGGGCGAGGCGAGAAACGGCATCGAGGCGTTGGCGCTGGTCGAACAGCTAGACGTCGATGTCCTGTTCCTCGATGTGCAAATGCCTGAGGCCGACGGTTTCGACGTGGCTGCGTCGTTGCCTGATGGAAGTGTAAAGATTGTTTTCGTGACGGCATTCGACTATTACGCGCTGCGTGCTTTCGATGTGCGCGCAACAGATTACCTCCTTAAGCCCGTCGAGACCCAGCGCCTGTGTCGAACGGTACAACGCTTGCGCGAATCGGCGCGCGATCCAGTGCGCCAGCTTGCGAATCGACCCACGCGGCTGATTGTGACGAACCGGGGCCAGACGCGCGTCATAGCATGCGCAGAAATCGACTGGATGGAAGCGTCGGGAAATTATGTATCGCTTCATTTGTCGGGGCGAGTGTTGCTGATGAGGCGTGCGCTGGTCGCCTTGCTCACCGATCTCGGCGATGACTTCGTACGCGTGCATCGCAGCGCTGCTGTGGCGCTGAGTGCCGTGGTCGCTGTACGACCGCTTAGCAAAGGCGATGCCGTAGTGGTCCTGCGAGACGGCGAAGAGATTGCCTGCAGCAGGCAATACCGTGTTTCTTTGATGGAAAGACTGTAG
- a CDS encoding sensor histidine kinase has protein sequence MALSGLDQNFGLPGYRPWQGIVFFVSSALAATAIALIQFRRCTLTTNFRNLWHWFRYTFAWMPLQTAAFVAFCFAVKAMIGVPWWYGPWSRELPGDVASFVLVYGVTSGIWFGVHSYRVCVSERIRADRQEKLAQLARLAQLTQQLQPHFLFNTLNTVSSLIHSEPDTADMLLASVATLLRAATDSSKRPEQPLANELELLRAYADIMETRFSERMSLSWDIDPNALNCQVPTLGLQPLLENCFRHVVEPRSKHTHLVVRAVRDSGVLRIDIEDDGDRCVVPRARGVGLGNLEERLHSLYGALASLSLVARPDGGMVARVELPCAR, from the coding sequence ATGGCGTTGAGCGGCCTTGACCAGAATTTCGGATTGCCCGGATACAGACCTTGGCAAGGCATTGTCTTTTTTGTTTCGTCTGCGTTGGCCGCAACCGCCATCGCACTCATACAGTTTCGCCGGTGCACGCTTACCACCAATTTCCGAAACCTATGGCACTGGTTCCGGTATACCTTTGCGTGGATGCCTCTGCAGACGGCGGCTTTTGTGGCGTTTTGCTTTGCCGTAAAAGCAATGATCGGTGTGCCGTGGTGGTACGGTCCATGGAGTCGTGAACTGCCAGGAGATGTCGCGAGCTTCGTGCTCGTCTACGGGGTGACCAGTGGCATTTGGTTTGGCGTCCATTCCTACCGCGTGTGCGTGTCCGAGCGAATTCGCGCCGACCGGCAAGAAAAACTGGCGCAACTTGCACGGCTTGCCCAGTTGACTCAGCAGTTGCAACCGCACTTTCTGTTCAATACGTTGAATACCGTGTCGTCACTGATTCACAGCGAACCGGATACCGCCGACATGCTGCTCGCCAGTGTGGCCACTTTGCTTCGCGCCGCTACCGATTCCAGCAAACGGCCGGAGCAGCCCCTTGCCAACGAACTTGAGTTGCTGCGCGCTTACGCGGACATCATGGAGACCCGATTCTCGGAGCGCATGAGTCTGTCATGGGACATTGATCCGAATGCGCTGAATTGCCAGGTGCCGACGCTCGGTTTGCAGCCGCTGCTGGAGAACTGTTTTCGGCATGTTGTCGAACCACGCAGCAAGCACACGCATCTCGTCGTGCGTGCTGTTCGCGACTCAGGCGTGCTGCGGATCGACATCGAGGACGATGGGGATAGGTGCGTGGTGCCGCGCGCGCGTGGCGTTGGACTCGGCAATCTGGAGGAGCGTCTACATTCGCTGTACGGCGCGCTTGCCAGTCTCAGCCTGGTGGCGCGGCCGGACGGCGGGATGGTCGCACGCGTGGAGTTGCCATGCGCGCGCTGA
- a CDS encoding TetR/AcrR family transcriptional regulator, with product MAENRQRILDAASRMFRERGFEDVTVAEVMKAAGLTHGAFYGHFESKDDLIAQAFAHVLTPPADGSASRLPDDLKEFAAFYLRAAHRDDPGGACLFSTLGTEAARASDEARHTLTLSVRNQIEKFSRSAPGNTDDERRQAATGAWAAMIGAVMLARIVDDPALSDQLMADTKEWIDALS from the coding sequence GTGGCCGAGAACCGCCAGCGCATTCTGGATGCGGCCTCGCGCATGTTTCGCGAGCGCGGCTTCGAGGACGTGACGGTGGCCGAAGTCATGAAGGCGGCCGGTCTGACGCATGGGGCGTTCTACGGGCATTTCGAATCCAAGGACGACCTGATCGCCCAGGCGTTTGCGCACGTATTGACGCCGCCCGCAGACGGATCGGCCTCCCGACTCCCCGACGACCTGAAAGAATTTGCCGCGTTTTATTTGCGCGCCGCCCATCGGGACGACCCGGGCGGTGCGTGCCTGTTTTCGACCTTGGGAACCGAAGCGGCGCGTGCATCCGACGAGGCGCGCCATACGCTCACGCTTAGCGTGCGCAACCAGATCGAGAAGTTCAGCCGGAGCGCACCGGGGAACACCGACGACGAGCGCCGGCAGGCCGCCACCGGCGCCTGGGCGGCGATGATCGGCGCGGTGATGCTGGCCCGGATCGTCGACGATCCGGCGTTATCGGACCAGTTGATGGCGGACACGAAGGAGTGGATCGACGCGCTCAGTTAG
- a CDS encoding BMP family ABC transporter substrate-binding protein, producing the protein MKDQTARVFRHPLRIAATLFASLVLLGTAATCSAAAATSEPLGIAFVYLGNPGDAGWTYAHEQGVKAIEAKFGSKIKVTRVEDVPESADSERVFRDLAAKGNKIIVGSSFGFQDFELKVAKDYPDIVFEHATGYKKAANFATYDVRTYQSAYLAGVVAGYTTKTNTLGFVGSVPVPEVVRNINAFTMGARSVNPNAKVKVLWINTWFDPGREKQAAETLIGGGADVLIQNTDSTATMQTAEQKKVHAFGWDSNMKKFGPNAQLGACVSNWGVYYSHLVEQVQAGTWTNAPTWWGLKEKAIDLADINTNAVSAVAQKAVNQKRDDIVAGRFDPFAGPIKDQSGAIKVAAGKALSDADLLRLNWFVEGVDGTLPK; encoded by the coding sequence GCGTCTTCCGCCATCCGCTACGCATCGCGGCCACCCTCTTCGCCAGTCTCGTGTTACTCGGCACCGCCGCTACGTGCAGTGCTGCTGCCGCGACCAGTGAACCGCTCGGTATCGCCTTCGTCTATCTCGGCAACCCCGGCGACGCGGGCTGGACCTACGCGCACGAACAAGGCGTCAAGGCCATCGAGGCGAAGTTCGGCAGCAAGATCAAGGTGACGCGTGTCGAAGACGTGCCGGAATCGGCGGACTCGGAGCGGGTCTTTCGCGACCTGGCGGCGAAGGGCAACAAGATCATCGTCGGTTCGAGCTTCGGCTTCCAGGACTTCGAGCTGAAGGTCGCGAAGGACTACCCGGACATCGTCTTCGAACACGCGACCGGCTACAAGAAGGCCGCGAATTTCGCCACCTACGACGTGCGCACCTACCAGAGCGCGTATCTCGCAGGAGTGGTCGCCGGCTATACGACGAAGACCAACACGCTCGGCTTCGTCGGCTCGGTTCCGGTACCGGAGGTGGTCCGCAACATCAATGCGTTCACGATGGGCGCGCGCTCGGTCAACCCGAACGCGAAGGTGAAAGTGCTCTGGATCAACACATGGTTCGATCCGGGTCGCGAGAAACAGGCCGCGGAAACGCTGATCGGCGGAGGCGCGGATGTGCTGATCCAGAACACCGATTCGACGGCAACAATGCAGACCGCCGAGCAAAAGAAAGTGCACGCGTTCGGCTGGGATTCCAACATGAAGAAGTTCGGCCCGAACGCGCAACTGGGTGCGTGCGTGAGCAACTGGGGCGTCTACTACTCGCATCTGGTCGAACAGGTGCAGGCCGGTACGTGGACCAATGCGCCGACCTGGTGGGGTTTGAAGGAAAAGGCAATCGATCTCGCCGACATCAATACGAACGCGGTTTCCGCCGTCGCGCAGAAAGCGGTCAACCAGAAACGCGACGACATCGTGGCCGGCCGGTTCGATCCGTTTGCGGGGCCGATCAAGGATCAGTCGGGTGCGATCAAGGTTGCGGCCGGCAAAGCGTTGAGCGATGCCGATTTGCTGCGACTGAACTGGTTCGTCGAGGGTGTGGACGGTACCTTGCCGAAGTGA